One Plasmodium vinckei vinckei genome assembly, chromosome: PVVCY_09 genomic region harbors:
- a CDS encoding transcription factor with AP2 domain(s), putative, translated as MTTDLNKRPLRTRRKKTMNSFYYNNDYSNDLNSEDTKSKINLVKKNDALLGKTKDQSKRYSDIYDNKNPELSGNSIMSDANVSDNNNGMLDEKKTEMSEEMNTNNISDEESLAKIRNNNKIDDDIINIKSEYKLDNPSKIDKNKNYTIGNNISNKNGYNKGIKNVSNSNENNYAKMAEKLPHVVGVRFDKSQNRWLSGICINGRCINRYFPVYKYGFEEARRLAIQHRKNFETANAGNPKKQQGESKTSHLNLLNINSKIPNGFKDIHGKNKLIFKYLSYDSIQKEWVVTYDYDSKVLVNKFPVDIYGYNNAYEMAVQCINKLTICNQNKMNKNLKNDNGKNIKYDFKSTNSQSDINDDDDDASFTLRKDKLNKFIKANNDSHLFNKLNLEDKDGISNRISSNLNNGHPHNINEYDIEKNHNKMGFDMSNFNQTEKMLNDPNFYKYDTSALDNDENIGNNNDDNNLLQIYNEAYLNDDEKNTYNILNNMVRRNNSKNKQLGNRTFDNQTDEDGNVISNNDRNKINGSIDGLTHDQLSNENLDNLNNSEHFKHYNDDLNSLLESNKMDNKFEDGKDADSVLNEKKTQENTSYDSIFSFNRIIKNILKGNQNETPNEQITKGINIIKSMKKNDKLKVHKSTEDYASSNNGDIDDAPEENGDGHYNYSNGNISGVKRGRNTNKIRQRTKRKQKNNNNNKYFIVKNDEDVNEENDISIAKIVVNNLNEKKANEQIEGNELESNTKNTEVPSQTEENLIQPGENNNQAGEQNDEIEKTEGVDPNMNNESNENTKQNTPTLNDLSGENANITNNSDFNEAALKLSPWKKGIEWNQTKNKWTCQLWNNEGNPITKHIYIKNKEGIKIAYNYCVQIRLQSFDYYLTNVLNKFPKIEEISYTLENPCFILSYKDNEKKKYYFQEEGIYNSFISCVEYLNQLKSENEETLYNIDSFIEEHRDNITSENEINDENNNPDEDKKSSTLRELENLMKDMNYFEHKKTIFDNMSEESKTAYSIKPWAKGIVWEEKVKKWIVFFKDKNQNLRISFFNPCDYNNDVILSYNKCYEYFNQIKESNNFDENTEEFSESIRQFIKSIEFDKVIDYSKNNYSHIDKNGSASSASSNISNDSSKNIYKRKKKKKINSYDDSHDLADESQYRKNNNQLGNTKYRISINNIDKNLYNSYEPSNDEMGMLDYNSPGYYKYFNGSDFYNNSINGKSKHEKSSRRNQKNKLKKNMFDDIDIESTNNDEMKKKYLNFDDTNSNINNDYSIGDRSFKMDYSEFENNTKENPMNEYGDSNAYFRDDLLSPSSSRTLARDIPFDSNNGNHRIGNNTYNMLGINTIDCNSSDIVNGSSSERCPNEMNMIKDGGSDVSGATPYGRNLDIEYGKGSRNSDKYSNIDNKSINKSTEKLDSLLDGGPNIRLPKSEILNQAASLPKLQGMFFDKRRNYWTVSVCGFRKSFGVRTRGVYQAYKLAAEFRNRILETNKGKCYPQKGPAAANSYKYNLKNVNGLTKEEKANFLRDNESLQASSGVENSYNNKGNSLTIMNNTDKDLLYTPSDRRSNFNLKDTDGSVINENSNNDAPNIYEYLLENKMNSNILNNNNLLKATYLPSSAANSVSHDENYSDMVYDDRINYTGKSKKKLDKKYKSNNNMDPNFMNYMNDGTYDMREDKNNNSLFKKSGNNQNNGSDNNNVSPSNTAISNLGSGLNYSPTNIYEIDNTHNTLDYYIKRENTANGLGKLEDLKNMKTNNYNQTSSFLKGDGINENNMYSKNLNNGDYEDTQNLMNNKMNSHNLEDKLNRPYSNNMLYNNSETNNYENTSIHINGNINSKDDLYKNYNLDGENKMLNLNTIIDETIEERDIRINKEVNKCKFVDGLIYDEANKCFRIKINGYRKAYSVIRRGVKEAYKLSIEAIQQIKKQSKPNNYNNSEQPQINSNNLTHFYNSSSETSKHGYAYNYQYLKNKQNGQQECGEDIFENYTGQRNANKNSNNPYMDAIGRRNFSSDKKNKDELSFPILNIDDSYYELLKTAIIICLNDILMNSIPKIFHLYKNLSIIEDVKIEDILNVERKRKEQSLKYHIEYTQNSIGVSSLIPYLKLFSTEILNNILPSAQSLEIQRLIIHSLDLQAYNASC; from the exons atgacgacagatttaaataaaagacCATTAAGAACACgacgaaaaaaaacaatgaattcattttattataacaatGATTATAGCAACGATTTAAATAGTGAAGATActaaaagtaaaataaatcttgtaaaaaaaaacgatgCATTATTaggaaaaacaaaagacCAGTCAAAAAGATATTcagatatatatgataataaaaacccAGAATTAAGTGGCAATTCAATTATGAGTGATGCAAATGTtagtgataataataatggaatgcttgatgaaaaaaaaacagaaaTGTCAGAAGAAATGAatactaataatattagTGATGAAGAAAGTTTAGCTAAAATACgaaataacaataaaatagacgatgatattataaatataaaaagtgaatataaattagaTAATCCATctaaaattgataaaaataaaaattatactattggtaataatatttctaataaaaatggttataataaaggaataaaaaatgtatctaatagtaatgaaaataattatgctAAAATGGCAGAAAAATTACCACATGTTGTTGGCGTAAGATTTGATAAATCCCAAAATCGATGGTTATCAGGTATATGTATTAATGGAAGATGTATTAATAGATATTTTCCagtttataaatatggttTTGAGGAAGCAAGACGCTTAGCTATACAACatagaaaaaattttgaGACTGCTAATGCAGGAAACCCTAAAAAACAACAAGGTGAATCTAAAACATCACACTTAAATCTTCTCAATattaattcaaaaataCCTAATGGCTTTAaag ATATTCAtggaaaaaacaaattgattttcaaatatttgtCATACGATTCTATTCAAAAGGAGTGGGTAGTGACATATGATTATGACAGCAAAGTTTTGGTAAATAAATTTCCAGTCGATATATACGGATATAATAATGCTTATGAAATGGCTGTTCAATGTATTAATAAGCTAACTATATGTAATCagaataaaatgaataaaaatctaaaaaatgataatgggaaaaatataaaatatgattttaAAAGTACAAATTCTCAAAGTGATATAaatgatgatgatgatgaCGCAAGTTTTACATTACGTaaagataaattaaataaatttattaaagcaaataatgatagtcatttatttaataaattaaatttagaaGATAAAGATGGTATTAGCAATCGTATATCTtctaatttaaataatggaCACCCTCATAATATAAACGAATatgatattgaaaaaaatcataataaaatgggATTTGATATGAGCAATTTTAATCAAACcgaaaaaatgttaaatgatcctaatttttataaatatgacaCCTCAGCTTTag ataatgatgaaaatattggaaataataatgatgataataatttattacaaatttataatgaagcatatttaaatgatgatgaaaaaaatacatacaatatattaaataacaTGGTTAGACgtaataatagtaaaaacAAACAATTGGGTAATAGAACATTTGATAATCAAACAGATGAAGATGGTAATGTTATATCTAATAATGAccgaaataaaataaatggaaGTATTGATGGACTTACACATGATCAACTATCTAATGAAAACTTAGATAATTTAAACAATAGTGAACATTTTAAACATTATAATGATGATCTAAATTCATTATTAGAATCCAACAAAATGGATAACAAATTTGAAGATGGTAAAGATGCAGATTCAGTacttaatgaaaaaaaaacacaagAAAATACTAGTTATGATAGCATATTTAGTTTCAatagaattattaaaaacatattaaaagGAAATCAAAATGAAACACCTAATGAGCAAATTACCAAAggaattaatataataaaaagtatgaaaaaaaatgataaattaaaagttCATAAATCTACCGAAGATTATGCTAGTAGTAACAATGGAGATATAGATGATGCTCCTGAAGAAAATGGTGATGGACATTATAACTATTCAAATGGTAATATTAGTGGTGTAAAAAGAGGAAGAaacacaaataaaatacgacaaagaacaaaaagaaaacaaaaaaataataataataacaaatattttattgtaaaaaatgacGAAGATGTTAATGAGGAAAATGATATCAGTATTGCTAAAATCGTTGTtaacaatttaaatgaaaaaaaagcaaatgAACAAATTGAAGGTAATGAATTAGAATCAAATACTAAGAATACAGAAGTTCCTTCTCAAACAGAGGAAAATTTAATTCAACCTGGAGAAAACAATAATCAAGCAGGTGaacaaaatgatgaaatcGAAAAAACAGAAGGTGTTGATCctaatatgaataatgaATCGAATGAAAACACAAAACAAAATACACCAACACTTAATGATTTATCTGGTGAAAATGCAAATATAACTAATAACTCTGACTTCAATGAAGCTGCATTAAAATTAAGTCCATGGAAAAAAGGAATAGAATGGAatcaaacaaaaaataaatggacATGCCAATTATGGAATAATGAGGGAAATCCAATTACtaagcatatttatataaaaaataaagaaggaataaaaattgcatataattattgtgTACAAATTCGTCTACAATCttttgattattatttaacaaATGTATTAAACAAATTTCCAAAGATCGAGGAAATATCTTATACCCTAGAAAATCcatgttttatattaagTTATAAAGataacgaaaaaaaaaaatattattttcaagaAGAgggaatatataattcttttatatcttgtgtagaatatttaaatcaaTTGAAAAGTGAAAATGAGGAAACATTATACAATATAGATAGTTTCATAGAAGAACACAGGGATAACATAACTtcagaaaatgaaataaatgatgaaaataataaccctgatgaagataaaaaatcaaGCACTCTTCGAGAATtagaaaatttaatgaaagatatgaattattttgagcataaaaaaacaatattcGATAATATGTCTGAAGAATCAAAAACTGCTTATAGCATAAAACCATGGGCAAAAGGAATTGTATGGGAagaaaaagtgaaaaaatggattgtattttttaaagataaaaatcaaaatctTCGAATTAGTTTCTTTAATCCATGtgattataataatgatgtaATACTGtcttataataaatgttatgaatattttaatcaaataaaagaatcaaataattttgatgaaAACACCGAAGAATTTTCAGAAAGTATTAgacaatttattaaaagtaTCGAATTTGATAAAGTAATTGAttatagtaaaaataattatagtCATATTGACAAAAATGGAAGTGCAAGTTCAGCTAGTAGTAATATTAGTAATGATAgttctaaaaatatatataaaagaaaaaaaaaaaaaaaaattaattcataTGACGATTCTCATGATTTAGCTGATGAATCacaatatagaaaaaataataatcaattaggaaatacaaaatatcgAATaagtattaataatatagataaaaatttatataatagttATGAACCATCAAATGACGAGATGGGAATGCTAGATTATAATTCACCaggatattataaatattttaatggaagtgatttttataataatagtataaaTGGTAAATCAAAACATGAAAAAAGTTCAAGAagaaatcaaaaaaataaattaaaaaaaaacatgtttGATGATATTGATATTGAATCAACAAATAACGatgaaatgaaaaaaaaatatttaaattttgatgatactaatagtaatataaataatgattattCAATTGGAGATAGAAGTTTTAAAATGGATTATTCtgaatttgaaaataatacaaaagaAAATCCAATGAATGAGTATGGAGATTcaaatgcatattttaGAGACGATCTTTTATCACCCTCTTCTAGTCGTACACTCGCAAGAGATATTCCATTTGATTCAAATAATGGAAATCATAGAATTGGTAATAATACTTATAACATGCTTGGAATAAATACTATAGATTGTAATAGTAGCGATATAGTAAATGGAAGTTCAAGTGAAAGATGCCCTAATGAAatgaatatgataaaagATGGAGGAAGTGATGTATCTGGGGCTACGCCTTATGGAAGAAACTTAGATATTGAATATGGAAAAGGATCAAGAAATTCTGATAAATATAGTAACATAGATAATAAATCTATCAATAAAAGTACTGAAAAATTAGATAGTCTTTTAGATGGAGGTCCAAATATTCGATTACCAAAAAGTgaaattttaaatcaaGCTGCAAGTTTACCAAAATTACAAGGTAtgttttttgataaaagaagaaattATTGGACTGTTAGTGTATGCGGTTTTAGAAAATCTTTTGGAGTTAGAACAAGAGGTGTTTATCAAGCATATAAATTAGCTGCTGAATTTAGAAATCGAATTCTAGAAACAAATAAAGGAAAATGCTATCCTCAAAAAGGTCCCGCAGCGGCAAAtagttataaatataatttaaaaaatgttaatggATTAActaaagaagaaaaagcAAACTTTTTACGAGACAATGAATCTCTTCAAGCATCATCAGGAGTAGAAAATTCatacaataataaaggAAACTCATTAACTATCATGAATAATACTGATAAAGATTTACTATATACCCCTAGTGATAGACGAAGCAATTTTAATCTTAAAGACACAGATGGAAGTgttataaatgaaaatagcAACAATGACGCAccaaatatttatgaatatttattagaaaataaaatgaattcgaatattttaaataataacaaccTATTAAAAGCCACATATTTACCTAGTAGTGCAGCCAACAGTGTAAGCCatgatgaaaattattCAGATATGGTATATGACGACAGAATAAATTATACTGGTAAATCGAAGAAAAAGttagataaaaaatataaatctaACAATAACATGGATccaaattttatgaattatatgaatGATGGAACATATGATATGAgagaagataaaaataataattccttatttaaaaaatctgGAAATAATCAAAACAATGGAAGtgacaataataatgtcTCACCAAGTAATACCGCCATTAGTAATTTAGGATCAGGCCTAAATTATTCTCCTACTAATATATACGAAATAGATAACACACATAATACTCTCGATTATTACATTAAGAGAGAAAATACTGCAAATGGATTAGGAAAATTAgaagatttaaaaaatatgaaaactAACAATTATAATCAAACTTcctcatttttaaaaggtGATggtataaatgaaaataatatgtattctaaaaatttaaataatggaGATTATGAGGATACCcaaaatttaatgaataataaaatgaactCTCATAATTTAGAAGATAAACTTAATCGACcttattcaaataatatgctatataataattcgGAAACTAATAACTATGAAAATACTAGCATTCATATAAATggtaatataaatagtaaagatgatttatacaaaaattataatttagatggggaaaataaaatgcttaatttaaatacaaTAATCGATGAAACAATAGAAGAAAGAGATataagaataaataaagaagtaaataaatgtaaatttGTAGATGGACTAATATATGATGAAGCTAATAAATGTTTtagaattaaaattaatggaTATAGAAAAGCTTATTCTGTTATTAGACGAGGTGTAAAAGAAGCTTATAAATTAAGTATTGAAGCTATacaacaaattaaaaaacaatccaaaccaaataattataataattccgAACAACCACAAattaattcaaataatcTAACTCATTTTTACAATTCAAGTTCAGAAACATCGAAACATGGTTACGCTTATAATTATCAATACCTTAAAAATAAGCAAAATGGTCAACAAGAATGTGGAGAAGacatttttgaaaattatacGGGCCAAAGAAATGCCAACAAAAATAGTAACAACCCATATATGGATGCCATTGGAAGACGAAATTTCTCTAGCGATAAAAAG aACAAAGACGAGCTTTCTTTCcctattttaaatattgaCGACAGTTACTATGAATTACTTAAAACTgccataataatttgtttaaatgATATTCTTATGAACTCTATTCctaaaatttttcatttatataaaaatttgagTATAATAGAGGATGTTAAAATTgaagatatattaaatgtaGAAAGAAAGAGAAAAGAACAATCCTTAAAATATCATATAGAATATACCCAAAATTCCATAGGAGTATCATCACTTATTCCATAtcttaaattatttagtactgaaattttaaacaatattttaCCATCAGCTCAATCTTTAGAAATTCAAAGACTTATTATTCATTCCCTTGATTTACAAGCTTATAATGCATCATGTTGA